GAATTGGGACGAGGCGGAACTCGTCCCTCCCGCGCTACACAAACAATTGCGATGCGGGCTTGATGGTGAGTTCCGGCACGTGGGCGCGGGCGGGGAGCTTGGCGACGGCGAGGACCATTTGGGCGACGTCGGTGGCTTTCAAAATCGTGGCGCGATGCTCGGCGTTGGGTGGCACGGGGCGGTCATCGAGGATGGGCGTATCCACTTCGCCGGGACAAATGGTGGTGATGCGGATGTTGTTTTCCAGTTCATCGCCCGAGGCGGATGTGCCCAGCGCGTTCATGGCGAATTTGCTGGCGTTGTAACCCACGCCGCCGAGGTGACTCGCGCGCAAGCCGGCGATGGACGAGATATTGATGATTAATCCCGCCTTGTGCGGTCGCATCAGCGGTAGGCCGAAGTGCATGCAGTTGAACGCGCCGGTGGCATTGATGCGGATGAGCTTGTCCCAGTCTCCCGGTGACAGCTCGCTCATCGAGCGCTTGGGGACATTGACGCCGGCGCTGTTTACCAGCAAATGCAGCCGATCAAATTTGCCCGCGAACCATTCAAATAACTCGCGCACACTTTCGCGGTCGCCCACGTCGGCGGTGTGCGTCAACATTTTGGTGTCCGACTGTGCCGCCACGGCCTCGAGGTTTTCGAGCCGCCGACCGGCGATCACCACGTTCATTCCTTCCGCGGCCAGGGCTAACGCAATCGCCTCGCCCATCCCTGAGCCGCCGCCCAGAACCAGTGCATTTTGTTCTGCCAAACTCATGCGCCAGACGATACCGGTTCAAGCGCGCATTGCCAAGCCCGCCTGCACCTGTGACAATCCGCGCACATGAAAACCATCCTTTCACTTTTGGTCGTACACCTCATCGCGCTGGCTGCCGATGGCGTTGAACCCAAGGTTACCCTGATTTATGGCAGTTGGTATCCCGGTGAGGGCAGGCCGATGACCACCCAGCCGAATCCATTGAAGCAACCTTTCGGTGTTGATTTTGATGCCGAGGGAAATATGTGGATTGTGGAACTCGGTGGCGGGCGCGTGCATCGATTGTCTCCCGGCAATCTCTTCACAACCATCGGCGGCGACGGCAGCAAAAGTTATACGGGCGATGGTGGGCCCGCGAAAAGAGCCACCTTCAACGGCATGCACAACGTTGCCGTGATGCCGAAAGGTGATGTGCTTATCGCTGATTCGTGGAATTTTTGCGTGCGCAAGATTGCTGCCGAGACCGGCCGCATTAGCACTGTGATCGGTACGGGCAAAAAAGGCTTCAGTGGCGATGGCGGTCCGAGCGGCAAAGCGACGTTCACCAACGTGATGTGCATCACCACGAACGCCACGCACGATAAGATTTATATCGCGGACATCGGCAACAAGCGCGTCCGCGTGGCGGATTTGAAAACCGGCAAAGTCAGCACCCTTGCCGGCAACGGCAAGAAGGGTGTGCCCAAGGATGGGGTGGAGGCTGCGAAAGCACCGCTGTTTGATCCCCGTGCTGTTGCGCCAGACTCCAAGGGGAATGTTTACATCCTTGAACGCTCCGGCCATGCCTTACGCGTGGTGCGATCGAATGGGAAAATTTACACCGTTGTGGGTACGGGCAAAAAGGGTAGGAAGGATGGATCAGGCAAACAAGCCACGCTGGGTGCTCCCAAGCATATTTGTGTGGATGATAAGGACAATGTCTATATTGCGGATGAGGCGAATGATCTCATTCGGAAATTTGATCCCAAGACCGGACAAGTCTCAACAGTTTTGGGTCATGGGAAAGTGAAGCTCGATTACCCACACGGGGTGACTTGGGAAAAGGGAAGGCTTTACGTTGTCGACACCGGTCACAACCGCATCTTGCGGATTGATTAATCCGCCACATTCAGGGCCAGATACTCCTTCGCATTCTGGTAGCTGATGCGTTTCACCATGTTGCCCACGAGGTCGTAATCATCGGGCAGCTGGCCGTTGTGCATGAATTTACCAATGAGGCTGCAGAGGGTGCGGCGGAAGTATTCGTGGCGCGGGAAGCTCAGAAAGGATCGGGAGTCGGTGAGCATCCCGATGAAGCGAGAGAGCAGGCCGGTGTTGGCCAGCGCTTTCATTTGCCATTCCATTCCCTCTTGCTGATCGGCGTGCCACCAGCCGCTGCCAAACTGCATTTTGCCGGCGATGCCGCCCTGAAAATTTCCGATCATCGTGGCGAAGGTTAGATTGTCCATCGGATTGTTGTTGTACAAAATCGTTTTGGGCAACGTGTTGTTCTGGTCAAGGCGATCGAGAAACGCGGAGAGCGGCGCGGCTTGTTGCCAGTCGCCGATGGAATCGCAGCCGATGTCGGGGCCGATGGCCTGGAACAGGCGCGTGTTGTTATTACGCAGCGGGCCGATGTGCAATTGCATCGCCCAGCCTTTGGCGGCATAAAATTTGCCGAGATGCTCCATCACGTGCGCGCCGAATTGTTCCTGTTCCTCCGGCGTGGCGGCGGTGCCGGCACGAGTCTGGTCGAAGATTGCCGCGGCCTTTGTGCCGCTGGGAAAATTGGCGTAGGCATAGGGGAAACTATGGTCGCTAAGTCGCGAGCCGATGGCGTGAAAATCTTCCACGCGTTTTTCCAGCGCGGCGAGGAATCCGGCCAGCGTGCTGGTATCGCCATCAGCGGCACCGGCAAGCTTGTCGGCCCACGCATTAAAGCGTTCCGGCTGGTCAACGTTCCATGCTTTATCGGGGCGGAATGTTGGGTAAACTTGGGTGTTGATTCCAAGCGCGGCGATGGCCTTGTGTTGGTTGAGGCTTTCGGTGGGGTCGTCAGTGGTGCATAGCGCGCGCACATCAAACTGCTTTAAAATCCCGTGCACGGACAATTCCGGCTGGGCGAGTTTTGCGTTGGCGGTTTCCCAGATTTCCTCTGCCGTCTCTTCGTTTAACAAAGTATCGATGCCGAAATGCCGGCTCAGCTCCAGATGTGTCCAGTGATAAAGCGGGTTGCCCAGCGTATGCGGAACCGTGCGCGACCACGCGAGAAATTTTTCCTTGGCTGATGCATCGCCGGTGATAACTTCCTCTGCTTCACCATTGGCGCGCATGGCCCGCCATTTATAGTGATCGCCTTCGAGCCACACCTCGCCGAGATTGGCGAACTGCCGGTTGTCGGCTATCTCCGCCGGCGGCAGGTGGTTATGATAATCCAGAATCGGCTCGCCCGCCGCGTACTCGTGGTACAACCGGCGCGCCGCCTCATTGCCCAACAAAAAATCGTCGTGAATAAATGCCATGCGAGCCGGTCGTT
This genomic interval from Limisphaerales bacterium contains the following:
- a CDS encoding SDR family oxidoreductase, with product MSLAEQNALVLGGGSGMGEAIALALAAEGMNVVIAGRRLENLEAVAAQSDTKMLTHTADVGDRESVRELFEWFAGKFDRLHLLVNSAGVNVPKRSMSELSPGDWDKLIRINATGAFNCMHFGLPLMRPHKAGLIINISSIAGLRASHLGGVGYNASKFAMNALGTSASGDELENNIRITTICPGEVDTPILDDRPVPPNAEHRATILKATDVAQMVLAVAKLPARAHVPELTIKPASQLFV
- the uxaC gene encoding glucuronate isomerase; this translates as MAFIHDDFLLGNEAARRLYHEYAAGEPILDYHNHLPPAEIADNRQFANLGEVWLEGDHYKWRAMRANGEAEEVITGDASAKEKFLAWSRTVPHTLGNPLYHWTHLELSRHFGIDTLLNEETAEEIWETANAKLAQPELSVHGILKQFDVRALCTTDDPTESLNQHKAIAALGINTQVYPTFRPDKAWNVDQPERFNAWADKLAGAADGDTSTLAGFLAALEKRVEDFHAIGSRLSDHSFPYAYANFPSGTKAAAIFDQTRAGTAATPEEQEQFGAHVMEHLGKFYAAKGWAMQLHIGPLRNNNTRLFQAIGPDIGCDSIGDWQQAAPLSAFLDRLDQNNTLPKTILYNNNPMDNLTFATMIGNFQGGIAGKMQFGSGWWHADQQEGMEWQMKALANTGLLSRFIGMLTDSRSFLSFPRHEYFRRTLCSLIGKFMHNGQLPDDYDLVGNMVKRISYQNAKEYLALNVAD